The region ACTCCCTCGCCCTAACCCTCAGTCTCACCCCCctcgcaacacacacacacacacatacacacacacacacacacacacacacacacacaaagtcatgaCAACGACCCTTCCAAAGAGatcatttcacttttcactgaaacaaaaagGGTTTGTCTGCAGAACAAGGAGTCTACTCTAGTCTACATTTGGTATGGGACAAACCCTTATTAGCAATCCATGGCACAAAAGGAAAGGGTTttatttgtacaaaaaaaataaaacataaaacatccccaaatccaaataaaaattcctatgaaagagaacaaacatCAGAGAATGCGGGGGCATTGAAATAGATTTTCTAGTTATGGCACTGAAACTGTACTAGGCAAAACACATGGGACATGATATTAAAATacaatgaatgagaaaaaaacgCCAACTAAAGAAGGGCATAAATGAAGATCCATAATTTTCAGGTGACTATTTAGCTCAAGGTGTTTCTGTACCTTACCAGAACAGCCCTGAGTGCACCTGGCAGGTATGGTAAAATACACTAATAACAGCACTTTGGCTCCAGTTTCTTTAAAGAAACACCAGAGCAGATCCATAAAAGTTACATGCCAAAAAGTTTGTGCAAGGTGCACTTAGGAGAGAAGGTGACTGTTGACTGTGACATTGATAGTACCCTCATCCATACATATGCAACAGAGCACACTTCAGACAGGAGTAACTCACAGCGCAGTAACACTTAAAAACATGTTCAGACACTTGCACACCACATGAAAACAAGTCATCATAATTTCATAAGGAAAGCTGTGAGGAAACTGAGAATATTTTCTGGCAAAATggaaagttaaaaagaaaaaaaacaaaacaaaaaaaggtcatgCGTGTCAAGATGTGACATCACAAGAAAGGgcttataaataaaaatacccTTACATCCATTCTGCCATAACAAACAGTGGAACAGTTTTCTAAGTTGACTCACAAAGGTCAGTCATATCAACTGAACTGTATCTCATCTCCTTTCTCCATCACTATGGAAAACCAGTTCTGTGAATTCCCCAAGAAATGGTTGATGGTGTAGGACTGTACATTAAAGCCCATTTTCTATACGCATCTatctaaatattttttaaatggttaAAGACAGTTTTACCCAGAAGTCATTGAGgacagtcctgtgtgtgtacaggcctGAAGTCACTTGTCCTAGGTCACATGCCATTCCTGCACTGATGACTCAGTCACACCTTCATTCTGACAGCAGtacccagcagcagcagctacactctcatacacacacatgcgcacacacatgcacacgcactttTCTTTTACCACAATCTAGAAATCAGCTGGCATGGGGTTTTTTGCGGTTGTGGACCGGGCCGTTGTCCGGGGCGGGCTTATTGCTGAAGTTCCAGTCAACTGGATTGAGGAGCTGCATGGTCTTCTTGTGAGTCCAGATGGGATTGATGATCAAGGTGAGAAGGGCCAGACCACTAAAAAACAGCAGTCTCTGGGGCAGGGCCACGTGGCTGTTCAGCTCCTCCAGGTGATTCCAGCTCACCCACCACATGTAATAGGTCAGCACCATGCGGCAGTGGAACATGTGGATCATGATCCACTGGTTGGCCTTCCAGAAGAGCGTCCGGGACCAGCCAGCCTGAGGAGAGGGTAGGGGTACGGACAGAGTATATGAAGGGATGTGGGTGAGTTCACGGaagtaaaaaaatgaaaacagacgtTTCCTATTTGACTATGTCAGTATTATTCATGAACTGAAATTCAATCTGAGAGAGCTGATAAACCCATGGCAAAATTTCTCCTCCATAATATATAACTTTAATTGATTTTAGGCAGTTTTGGAATTCATTGCATagttacatgaaaaataaaactgaaaagccACCAACTCTCCAAGCCTAAAAGTGAAAGCAAAATATATTAATTGTTTAAAATCATTATAATTTGATTAAcgtgtaataaatgtgtagtaTGTCATAGTGGCTCAAAACTCCAATAAATGCATTGGAATGATGGAAAAACCTGGGGGAAAGGCGCTGCTTCATccataattacagtaacacaagaacaacacaaaatatgaaGTCTTCAAAAGACTGTTTCAGGCAGCAGATCAGCTAACTGGCTATGTGGTGCGGTTTAATGGTTTAGTGTAAAGTCCTCTGTAAAAGAAGTCTTACATGGTTGAGACACTGGTGGACTAAGAAGATACTACAGCATGAAAATCTTGTCAAACACACCATGAGAAACAGTCTAAGGTAGAAGTCTGTCTAACTTAACtacttcctctgttttcttttctggggCTTTGATAGTGATCTGACCACAGTTTCCCTTTTTCAGAAACTCAACAAAAGTGCACAAAAAACTGCATAGTGAAACAGACCTCAAAGAGTACCGTTAAAAGGGAACTGGAGAACTTTTAAGAAACATTTCAGGTTCAGTGGAATGGTTCTACTTCACACTTTTATTACCACTAACAACAAAAATATCTCAGATCCTATCAGATGCGCTCCGTGTTTGCTATGAACTGATTATATGCACCATTCAAATTTTGCAGTTCTTCTGCTTCACCACTGGAAAAAGTCAAAAATTTGACTATGTTCCCAAGGGCCAATTTTCCATGCACAATGTGTAGACCAAAACATACGCTacataactaattacttttgATGCCATGACCAATCAGTTGTCAGAGGGATTAGACAAGAAGGGGAACAGAgtatgtttcaaatgaaaacaaatgacaatgaGTGCAATTGGGGTCAACATCCCATGTTTAGGTCTAGTTATCCCTCTACCTCATTCTGCCTTACCTTCAACAGCATCCAAGAAATACAAGTGAATGGTGTGCTCATCTCCAACAGCAGGGTCACCATGGGCAGAAAGTGGCCTAGAGAGTCCCACACCACTGCTCCTGCGAACCCTGACAGGGCAAAGAAGTGGTGAACAGCCAAGGGCAGATCGAAGGAACGAAACGCCACATTAGAGGCATGCAACGCAACATTCTCAAAGAGAAAGAACCCTGTGGCCGTCAGCACGTTAAACCAAGACCAGTCCTCTTGTCCCCGCACCTTATCCGCACTCACTGAAGAGTCCTCCATTAGTGCCCGCAGCCCGGCTACCGTGCTCTGGATCCCAAAAACTGCCCGTGTGGCGGCCAGGTCCCAGAAAACCTTCTCCTTAGCAGTTAGATTACGGTAGGTGAGAAAGCATGCGGCAGACATGAGGTGTGAGAGGAGGAAGACAAAGGTGTAGACGGAAAACCCCAGGCCAATGATCTGGAAACGTAGGCTCCAGGAAGAGTAGTCCATAATGAAGATACTGCTGTGGAGATGTGGAAGGGCTTCGGGGACCTCCATAtgggacttttgtttttcactcacAAACAACTTGTTTGATTTTTGATCGATGAGATTTTTTGGCAATCAGCTGTTGGATGCATTACCAATGAACAACCTGTAAATGAGTAGAGAGACTAGTAATACCATTGTTATCACTACAATGAGTATCCCACTGACATAATCAAATCCAACTAGTCaaaggaacccccccccccccccccaacacaaaacatgacatttttattaATCACAAGTTGAACGATGATTTCACAGTCAGCGAACCATTCATCAATGCAAGGTCTGCCCACACTCACAGGGGCCTATTATTTAAAATTACAGTGAATTTCTGTGCGATGTCCTCGAAATCTGCTAAAGCTATGTTCTGGTGTGGCTTTTAACGGAAACGGGTTATTTCAAACATTGGGGTGCAACTAATTAAATATGTCTTTACAATGCTCCGCTGTATTTGTGACTGtacaaaaaatcattttaaaacctttgatttaaaaatttgaTTTCAGTTCACAAACCAGTTAGAAATCGTTAAAACTGCATAGCAAGTCTGTTTCAGCTTCTTGCAACTGATGCCGGAAAAATAAACTGGCAGCCTCAAAAGCTTCAAATGTAATTACTTTAACTTTATCACGCGAGGAACTGTCATTATGAGTCCGAGGATCACAAACAAATTGTTAGGATGAAGGGCCAGTATAGGAATGTGGCCTGTTGACGTTAGTCATTGCAAATCCGTCGAAGAtggttattgttattttaaaaatctggaGTATTCGTCAAAGTATACAGCAACAGACTACTATTTGGAACATAATGTGGAACATCTGAATGCACAAGTAAGTTAGTAGACCACGATAACCCCACTCGTTAGTTACTAACTTCAGCTTGGCTTTACAGCCTTAAAGCTAACATTGGATAAAATAAAGAACATTCtaccacaaaaaaataaataaagcggCTTTCACTATGCGATCTGAATCAAGTACGGAGAAACAGCTAAAAGATTTTTACTTACGTCTGTTGTAAGGACAAGGTAAGACGCGTCTATTTCATCAACACGATATCTCTCATTCTGCACAACTTTTTCGCTTTATCGCTGTCATATGACATTCGTGTGATCACATGATCATTGGAAAGTAAGTTCCGCCTTACGGCGTAACCTATTGGTCGTTGGCTACAGTGGGCGTTGTAAAAATTAAAACACGTCCTCACAACGTTTACGAAGTGCTTAAAGTTTCTGATTTAACAATATGGCTTGTAGTGTTACACTGTATATTACATCTGtgtgaattaaaatatttacagtgccTAGAGAAAGAACGTGAGGGTATGTGCCTCATGTACTTAAGTGTGTTCTTTCATATGTGACTATAATATGGTCCGTGGCTGAGTGATTGTTTAAGGTATTTGTTAAGAgaatatgaatatatgtacTGAAACATTTGTAATCTAAATTACTGCTTCATTGCCATGTAGCTTTCTATGTAGACGCAATCATGTCCACCCGTTTACAAGGCTTTTCTTCAAAAATTTAATGGCAGAATTATTTACAAGGGATGATCAAAgcaaataaattacaaaacatAGACATGAAAAGatacataaagaaataaactgaTTAAAGAGTCCAACTAATGTTataaacacaaattaaacactTGAACCAATAGATCAATACTTTTGTGCGATAaaaattgaaacaaatgaaCCCTAACCAACATACAACATTCAACATTATGATACAAAAAAGCAATGATGCAACAAATCATACATTCAGTATCAGTATCTTGCATGCCATCATAataacttttcaaaacaaattggAGAAAGTAAGTGTTAAACAAACTGAACCATGAGGAAGAGCAGAAAATAGTTTTGTTTCAATGAAGcatcatttatatatttatatatttatatatatatttctgtacaAATAATGAATATTTGGCATTATATTCATCCTTAATATTGATATGATATACAGTATCATAAATGAAAATAGTCTCAGCTAAACATCTACATCTGTTTGAATTTGTTTATCTTTCCACTACATTTTAAAGTCATCTGACATTCCAACATCTGAAAGGTGGTATAATTCTATCCAAATGACCTCTGAGGCTCTCTCCACAATGTAATAAATTATCATGCCAGTTTCTCTCTTGTGGTAAGGTAGATCCTGGTTTAGAAAAAGCAactgaacagacaaacaggttGAGGCCTTCATTTGACAGAATTCTTTGCACCTTTTCAGTTTTTACCTGGTACACATGGGTAACTCTGGGGAAAAGAATGTCATTAGTGAGAATCAGAATCCCTAATTTAATCATTAAGAAAAAAGTAACAAGCTTTACAAATATGATTAAAGGCTATATTTTACTATCTGATGCATTTGAATCTCTCTTCCAGTTTTCATTTGAGAGTCATTAAGTAATTTCATTAACAATTCGGAAGAGAATAAGTAGTTAAAAGACTAATGTTCACAttgtccctttctcttttcttttttttttttgcttctggtCCAAACAGTGAATACAATGGCCCAAAAACATCTGCTTTCATCCTATGTGAAACAGTGAAGCATTGTTCAGATGAACATAATACAGAGACTAGAGCACTCTGCACTCTGGACGGTTGCACTCCacaagaaggaaaaacaggatTGCATGGTGAAATGCAAGGAAACGTGACATATTTCCTAATATATATTTAGCtaaaagaggaaagacagtggACAGTGTTTCAAAAGCTTTCAAAAGACATTGTAGCATTATCACTTTTCAGATCTTTAATTCAACATGTCTGTGGCAACTGCATCATTTCCATCATTGTAAACTTAACAGGAATGCTATAAAGCAAGCATTTATATTCATCAGTATGTTTACTGTTGGGTCTCTATTGTATCTAGATCATTTGATTTTCAATTTACATGGTGTAAATGGAATGGAACAGTAAATAGGGTGTGAGCTGATGTCAGATATGACCCCTAACTTCCCGGCATCAGCCATTCAGCTTTTAACTTCGTATGAGTTTAAAAGAAGATTCCATCTGAAATTGTCTCAAGGTGaccaaaataaattattaacaaCTGCAAGAAAATGACTAAGTGATATTAGGTCAAACATTAAAGCCAAAGTTTCTCTATGTCCCATCTAAATGGCTCACTGTCTGCTTATGTCTCATTTATTTGGCCATTATACTGCATTTAAACAGCTATGTTTGGATGTTTAGTGAGAAAAAGAATGCAGAACTGAAAACTGTGGAAGACGCCCATGTCTGAACCTTTAACCAATGCTGAAGTCAATCCTGTCAACACAAGGTCCTGTTGAGGGGAGTTACAATATTTGGCACATATACCCTGCAAATTGGCAGTCCTGGCTTGATTGCATATTGGAATATTTGTTTCCATAGAGACTCAGGATACTGCTTTAAGATCTCTTAAGAGGTCAAAGAGCGCaagagaatgaaacaaaatataGGTTCTGTCAAACGGACACCCAAAATGTCTCAAATGCCACACTACACAACTAGAAGTTCATTTTTGCCCATAATGCTGTACTGCATCTCAGGAAAAATACCATAAACATGAATAAGAtaacaaaaagggaaaaaaatcacattcgCAATGAATGACACAAAATGCGTGATCAAACGTTAAACATGCTGAAAAAGAATGTCTCTGCTTAAGAGTTCATGGTAAGTTAAGCTCATCTATATCAGTATATTTTGGCATGTACTGGAATGAACTACCGATTATAGGACAGAACTGTTCATTTGCTAATGAATACAAATACACCCCattaagataaataaaaaatgacatgGGACTGGATAAATTGCTGCAGGAAAGGAATTACCTAAATCACACACTGCTGCATATCCCCTGAACAGCGAGTCTTTTATACCCAAATACACTTTAGTACATCTGCAAACCAATAGCAGGTCTATGGTTCTagaaatacacatacagtagTCCTTCCATGACGCAAAAGCATCCAACCATGGTGATCATACAAATTTGTGTTTCCTCAGTCTGGTGATTTAAGAAAAGGTCATTCTATTTTCACCTTAATAAATGGAAGTGAAACTCTGCTGTTCAGGACATTGTAAGGCTATATACACTCAACACCTCTAATACCTCCATATAAAAGTAACTATACAAAATGGGTGCTACAAAGGCAATAAAAATGTCTGAAGTTATGAAGAAAAAGGAGATGTGGAATTTCTGTTACAAGAGCTGGGAAAAGAATGTAGCTTGGTATTTAAATTATGTGGAATTCTCTCGTGTTGCTTCCTTTCATAATATTTTGTAGTACCTTCCTTTCTGTTTGCTCCTTTGATCAGTCATTAATATAGTTGCTGGTTTTTGCATGTGCTAAATAAACCAGACATTAAAAATAAGCtctcagtgttttctttctctcacatacactccaTGTAAGGTTACAATTCTACAGTTCCAACCACCCTATATAACcagtttaaaatgacaaaacatgacTTCAGTTTTCAAATATGGCACACATTTAAGGCAACCGGTATCATGGTCCATCATTGCTATAGCACTATAAGctaaagagggagacagagatgaggcAGAGAAAGGTGAGGCATGACTATATGTTTTATGAttgatttaaatatttgtaCTTAATAACAACTGTTCGAAATGACACATTATTATAACTAGGTTGGGATTAATGAAGTTCAAAGTGAAGCATGCTTTGAGTATAATGTTTTTCTACATACAATGAGATCTGTGCCATACAGAAATTCCAGTAATAGTGAATTTTACTGTTTCTAAAATAACTGGTATCAGATTTGTAATGTCATTTGAAGGGTGGCCACTTTACTATGCTGTGCCATGTTTGCCAAAAGGTGGTGCTGTGTGTTCAAAAGCTACCCGGCATTAAAGGTTACCATGAGAAGTGGTGCCTTTTCAGAATTCTACAATTGTCTGTACTGAAAAACTATCAACTGTCTTTATCACAAGCTTCAAGGGCGTTATCACAATTCAATGTAGACTCCAAGACCATTGCCTCCAATGACAATGATGCAATCCTGGACCTCAGGGCCTCAGACCTCCTTTTGCATAAATGTAAGCTGTTATGCTGTTACTCTGCAAAAACAGGAGgattgaagagaaaaaaaaagaactttaacCAACCATACTGTATGTGTGACCTCTGCTGAATCAAACAACAGGGTGTCTCTCTACAGTGTCATACTGTCAGCTCTCTAACCGCATCTGTAACCAGCCCATGTCCACCTTATCCTTCAGATAGCATCACGCCCGCACCACATCGATACTTAGCCCTCAGGTGAGGGGTTTCTTCTGAATCAACTGCTCTATTTTAGACAATGTCATAACGATAGATGAAAACAAAGGACATCAATATGGTTATCTGAGAGGCTTTACATAGCATTTGACATTATTGACAGGCAGGTTCATTTCCAGCACTCTCTACCATGTTCTCTCCAGTCTTTTTTTAACTAATCCTTCTCCCTTAACACTGACACTGGATTTAGTAAACAATGACCAATCAGTGGTATTTGTTGTATGTTCTAATATACAAAAAGCTTAATAGAAGTGGAAAAGTGCCACAACAACACGCACAGTCTCTAACTGCCCAGACTAATAAGGTACCCAACATCGCAATTTACTTTAATAAAGTCCATTATTAAAACTCTCAGTGCTTGTTTCTGGTCAGAAATTAAGGATTAGCAATATGTCCTGAGCACATTTAATGTAGAGCAGAGAACCTTTATTCATAATGGAAATTCAGTCTAAACTATGCGTGATTATCATCTGAAAAAATGCCCCTCAGAGTACCTGAACAAGGTCTGTACTAAATACAAAGTTTAAATGTTGCTCACAAAGTTATGACAAAGTGGTGGAAAGGGGAAGTATAGCATGCTATGCAGCAGTGTCTGACTGTAGCCAGAAGCTAGGATTGTTCTTGCAGTCAAGCACTACATGTCACAGATACTATATCTGTGGGAAAGTGTAGACTTGACGGCAGGGGTCTAGGGGACTCACTGCGGGGAGGCCTGCCACAGGGTCACTCAGGGGTTAGTTATCCAGCTTTGTCACCCACACCAGCTCCAAGGCACAGTGACCGTATGACGACCTTGACAACTGGTCTCCTAGGAgatgtgttttgaaattgtCAGCAGTTGAGGCTTCCTAATTCTTTACCACCAAACAGGCAGGCACGTGCTCTCTCAAATGCTACAAGCACTCATTTCATGATATCATCTGACATAAGTCAAACAACAAGTCAAAAACAAGACCCGCCTGAGAAAGCTGATGGGGTTATGCAtttatcatgtttgttttttgggacTTTTGCAGCACCAGTGCTTTGTACATAAGAAAACAATATTATGtcctcaataaataaaaaaacagaatttgctATTATATATGACAATGTTCCACAGTAATGCCCCTGTATTACCTTCTGATCCAAATCAGTATAAATGTATCAAATTATCTGAGCCTGTGCTGCTTACAATCCAACCAAGTCCTCTACAGCTGTCTGGTCTATTTGGAGATTAGACATGGTGTTTTCCCACATATGaaacattctagaacattctagtCTCTAATATAACACGATTATTAGCGGACAGCTCCCCACATCTGTATGGAGGGCCTTgacaaaaaatcaaaaatacaaatctctctctcatgtcttatAGCTTAACAGAACTCACTGTAGAGTTATGTACTAACTACAGTCTACACATTGCAcatcaacaaaataacaataaactgAATTGTGCAAAAACATTGCAGCCCTCATTCTCATCTTGTCCATGATATCTTCCTAGAA is a window of Chanos chanos chromosome 10, fChaCha1.1, whole genome shotgun sequence DNA encoding:
- the cln8 gene encoding protein CLN8; its protein translation is MDYSSWSLRFQIIGLGFSVYTFVFLLSHLMSAACFLTYRNLTAKEKVFWDLAATRAVFGIQSTVAGLRALMEDSSVSADKVRGQEDWSWFNVLTATGFFLFENVALHASNVAFRSFDLPLAVHHFFALSGFAGAVVWDSLGHFLPMVTLLLEMSTPFTCISWMLLKAGWSRTLFWKANQWIMIHMFHCRMVLTYYMWWVSWNHLEELNSHVALPQRLLFFSGLALLTLIINPIWTHKKTMQLLNPVDWNFSNKPAPDNGPVHNRKKPHAS